From a region of the Helianthus annuus cultivar XRQ/B chromosome 5, HanXRQr2.0-SUNRISE, whole genome shotgun sequence genome:
- the LOC110941435 gene encoding protein ACCELERATED CELL DEATH 6, whose product MSQPSAGYSHPIPVIHLSHHHQQQQQQTHTVVPIAVGPPHPPMPPPPPNLPCTDLVEGSREEYIMVGVPLYEAALKGDWKTAKRILDEKPDLIHFAITGNYETLLHVAASAESTKAVEEFVLNLVNMMDKNDLKLQNKNYDTAFSLAAAVGNVKTAKIMVNKNPALPEIPSRHETMPLYLAALFAKPEMVRYLYGISKKMSGDYWSNDNRGWVLHKCVEAEIFDVALNIVNDCPKLTIKKGLVTDVLLALAHKPHAFKPKKPHIIFRIINSVFAVPDKKESEAVQLLRIIWKNVAKLPKGEIDDILRGPPVTITLKDGKKMRGYHSRVLFVATKMGNTRFIVELIRLYPDLIWKKDDKGKTIFHLAIKCRQAKIYNLLYEIGAMKEIITPITDRKGNNMLHMAAYKANRRKIHNGSGVAFEIQRELLWFKEVEQMIPPTYRQRKNEVGETPQDMFVRKQADLVSNGKDWLNHYMLVATLIATIVFAAAFTLPGGYNQNTGVPFFQQEPSLIIFVISDFVSLISSSTSVLIFLSIHTSRYAERNFMKSLPRKLMFGLATLFLSIATMMVAFSASFFVLYNKKMEWVPITITCMGALPVILFAIMQFHLLVDVFQFSYRSRYLFRPRKRILYC is encoded by the exons gaagTCGAGAAGAGTACATCATGGTTGGTGTTCCACTTTATGAAGCAGCACTCAAAGGAGATTGGAAGACCGCTAAACGTATTCTTGATGAAAAACCAGATCTGATCCATTTTGCTATCACCGGAAATTACGAAACGCTGCTTCATGTTGCTGCGTCAGCAGAAAGCACCAAGGCAGTGGAAGAATTCGTGTTAAACCTAGTAAATATGATGGACAAAAACGATTTGAAGCTACAAAACAAAAATTATGATACTGCCTTTAGTTTAGCAGCTGCAGTGGGAAATGTTAAAACAGCTAAGATAATGGTGAATAAGAATCCGGCATTACCAGAAATCCCTAGTCGTCATGAAACGATGCCACTCTATTTAGCTGCTTTATTTGCAAAACCTGAAATGGTGAGGTATCTGTATGGTATCTCTAAGAAAATGAGTGGCGATTATTGGTCAAATGATAATCGTGGTTGGGTCCTACATAAATGTGTTGAAGCGGAAATCTTTG ATGTTGCTCTAAACATAGTAAATGATTGCCCCAAATTAACCATCAAGAAAGGGTTAGTTACTGATGTTCTCTTAGCTTTGGCCCATAAGCCTCATGCATTTAAACCGAAAAAACCACATATTATCTTTAGAATCATCAACTCAG TTTTTGCAGTGCCTGACAAAAAAGAAAGTGAAGCCGTTCAATTATTAAGAATAATTTGGAAAAATGTTGCCAAATTGCCAAAGGGTGAGATTGATGACATACTCCGAGGGCCACCTGTTACAATTACTCTAAAGGATGGAAAGAAAATGAGAGGCTACCATTCCCGAGTACTTTTTGTTGCTACCAAGATGGGCAACACACGTTTTATAGTTGAGCTCATTCGATTATATCCTGATCTAATATGGAAAAAAGATGACAAAGGAAAAACTATATTTCACTTAGCCATCAAATGTCGTCAAGCAAAGATTTATAATTTGCTATATGAGATTGGTGCGATGAAAGAAATAATAACTCCTATAACAGACAGAAAAGGCAATAACATGTTGCATATGGCTGCATACAAGGCTAACCGTAGAAAAATTCACAACGGGTCTGGGGTTGCTTTTGAAATACAACGAGAGTTATTATGGTTTAAG GAGGTAGAGCAAATGATTCCACCTACTTATAGACAAAGGAAGAATGAAGTTGGTGAAACACCACAAGACATGTTCGTGAGGAAACAAGCAGACTTAGTATCTAATGGCAAGGATTGGTTGAATCATTATATGTTGGTTGCAACCCTCATAGCCACCATTGTCTTTGCAGCCGCGTTTACACTTCCTGGCGGATACAACCAGAACACAGGTGTTCCTTTTTTCCAGCAAGAACCATCCCTCATTATTTTTGTGATCTCGGATTTTGTTTCTTTAATATCCTCATCAACATCAGTCCTCATTTTTTTATCCATCCATACATCTCGCTATGCGGAGCGTAATTTTATGAAGTCATTACCACGAAAACTAATGTTCGGTCTAGCAACACTCTTCCTCTCTATTGCAACAATGATGGTTGCATTTAGTGCGAGTTTCTTTGTACTTTACAATAAAAAGATGGAATGGGTGCCAATCACCATAACCTGTATGGGGGCCTTGCCGGTTATTCTATTTGCTATTATGCAGTTTCATCTTCTAGTGGATGTTTTCCAGTTCTCTTACCGATCAAGATATCTGTTTAGGCCCAGGAAACGTATTCTTTATTGTTAA